From Deltaproteobacteria bacterium, one genomic window encodes:
- a CDS encoding AAA family ATPase, translating into MKCPKCHTENLADSAFCEECSAPLEAACPTCGASNRPTAKFCRKCRAALASSDELKAQSQIGSSPTTNNLTTNNLPPSPLSYTPKHLADKILTSRSALEGERKQVTVLFADVKGSMELAEQLDPEEWHSILDRFFAILTDGVHRFEGTVNQYTGDGIMALFGAPIAHEDHAHRACYTALHIRDAVREYAKEVRARHGVPFGVRIGLNSGDVVVGKIGDDLRMDYTAQGHTVGFAQRMEALAESGHICLSEHTARLVEGYFQLQDLGRTKVKGVTEPVGLFDLEGVGTFRTRLDRSRARGLSTFVGRDRDMAVLDAALERARSGSGQVVGVVADAGTGKSRLCAEFLDGCRARGIPVLEGRGVAHGKSIPMLPMLEVWRAFYAITDEDTPETTRAKIAGRLLLMDEGFREVLPFIFDVFGVPDAANPSPAIDPEQRQKRIHGVVKRILHDPGYGGTRVFLLEDLHWFDGASDAFLETTVESVPATRDLWLVNFRPEYQARWMQRSYYQHLPLQPLGPEAIRALLRDQLGEDPSVAALPEMIHERTKGNPFFIEEVVQSLVESGHLAGKRGAYRLTTPVAALEVPASVQAVLAARIDRLAEREKQILQTAAVIGKTFSEALLRLVVTKVAAIDETALSQALAALAAAEFLYEAALYPQLEYSFKHPLTQEVAERSQLRERRARVHAAVAQALEDAGGNLEERAAEIAQHWADAEDRGRAARWHRRAAEWAGLSDPREGLRHWRRVRELAPGVEDVSERSELALHACNQLLSLGWRMGGSEEEAAAVFAEGRALTEGLGDRAATALLVGRYGLVRFSVAGSAHDYVRYGEEAALLARECGDPGLRAAIGTFPAFGHFHGGDGRAGLEWSARVLEEVGSDNRLGKDIVGYSPRTGMLHARAHALTYLGRLTEAWSQVREAERVAEESGELEIFTWMQVTWAMLAYTCGVTESTLEHGRRSLEIAEKLDNEASRMCAYLTLGFAYLLEGQPAAARDALRESAAIARDRRVLRALLPLGLAVLAEAHLALGQRAEAVAAAREGIDLASAGGCHYYEAAAQLALAGTLLATHGVVPRAEIGAAIDRAKHLVDSIEGRALSPRILEMRARLSAALGDTPAADRLVREALALYRSIGATGHAERLAKEIGA; encoded by the coding sequence ATGAAATGCCCCAAGTGCCACACTGAGAATCTCGCCGATAGCGCTTTCTGCGAAGAGTGCAGCGCGCCGCTGGAAGCCGCGTGCCCAACCTGCGGTGCCAGCAACCGGCCCACTGCCAAGTTCTGCCGCAAATGTCGCGCGGCCCTAGCTTCAAGCGACGAGTTGAAAGCCCAAAGCCAGATCGGTTCTTCCCCAACAACAAACAACTTAACAACGAACAACCTTCCTCCGAGCCCCCTTTCCTACACACCCAAGCACCTCGCCGACAAGATCCTGACCTCGCGCAGCGCCCTCGAAGGCGAGCGCAAGCAAGTCACCGTCCTCTTCGCCGATGTGAAAGGTTCGATGGAGCTGGCTGAGCAACTCGATCCCGAAGAGTGGCACAGCATCCTCGATCGCTTCTTCGCCATTCTCACCGATGGCGTGCATCGCTTCGAAGGGACAGTGAATCAATACACCGGCGACGGCATCATGGCGCTCTTCGGCGCGCCGATCGCGCACGAGGATCACGCGCACCGCGCCTGCTACACGGCGCTGCACATCCGCGACGCCGTTCGCGAGTACGCCAAGGAAGTCCGGGCGCGGCACGGAGTGCCGTTCGGCGTGCGCATCGGTCTCAATTCCGGCGATGTCGTGGTCGGCAAGATCGGCGATGATCTGCGCATGGACTACACTGCGCAAGGACACACCGTCGGCTTCGCGCAACGCATGGAAGCGCTCGCCGAGTCCGGACACATCTGTCTCTCCGAGCACACGGCGCGGTTGGTCGAGGGCTACTTCCAGTTGCAGGACCTGGGTCGCACCAAGGTGAAGGGCGTCACCGAACCCGTCGGCCTCTTCGACCTCGAGGGCGTGGGAACGTTTCGCACGCGCCTCGACCGCTCGCGAGCGCGCGGGCTCTCGACCTTCGTCGGACGTGATCGCGATATGGCCGTGCTCGATGCCGCACTTGAACGCGCCCGCAGCGGTAGCGGCCAAGTGGTGGGTGTGGTGGCCGACGCAGGCACCGGCAAGTCGCGCCTGTGCGCCGAGTTCCTCGACGGCTGCCGGGCGCGCGGCATTCCGGTGCTTGAGGGACGCGGTGTCGCGCACGGCAAGTCGATCCCGATGCTGCCGATGCTCGAGGTCTGGCGCGCCTTCTACGCCATCACCGATGAAGACACGCCGGAAACGACGCGGGCGAAGATCGCTGGCCGCCTGCTGCTGATGGACGAGGGCTTCCGCGAGGTCCTGCCCTTCATCTTCGACGTCTTCGGCGTGCCCGATGCTGCGAACCCGTCCCCCGCGATCGACCCCGAGCAGCGGCAGAAGCGCATACACGGTGTGGTGAAGCGGATTCTCCACGACCCGGGGTACGGTGGAACGCGGGTATTCCTGCTCGAAGACCTCCATTGGTTCGACGGCGCGAGCGACGCCTTCCTGGAGACGACCGTCGAGAGCGTCCCCGCCACCCGCGATCTCTGGCTCGTCAACTTCCGTCCCGAATACCAGGCGCGTTGGATGCAGCGCTCGTACTATCAACACCTCCCGCTACAACCGCTGGGACCGGAGGCAATCCGCGCGTTGTTACGCGATCAACTTGGTGAGGATCCGAGTGTCGCGGCGCTGCCCGAGATGATTCACGAGCGAACGAAGGGCAACCCGTTCTTCATCGAGGAGGTGGTGCAGTCGCTGGTGGAGAGCGGCCATCTCGCGGGGAAGCGCGGTGCCTACCGGCTGACGACCCCGGTTGCAGCACTGGAGGTCCCGGCGAGTGTGCAGGCCGTCCTGGCGGCACGCATCGATCGGCTGGCGGAGCGCGAGAAACAAATCCTGCAAACCGCGGCGGTGATAGGTAAGACGTTCAGCGAGGCGTTGTTGCGGCTGGTGGTGACAAAGGTCGCGGCGATCGACGAGACGGCACTCAGCCAAGCGCTGGCGGCGCTGGCGGCGGCGGAGTTCCTCTACGAAGCGGCGCTCTATCCGCAGCTCGAGTACTCCTTCAAACACCCACTGACGCAAGAGGTGGCCGAGCGCTCGCAGTTGCGTGAGCGGCGCGCGCGTGTGCACGCCGCGGTGGCACAGGCGCTAGAAGATGCTGGCGGCAACCTCGAGGAGCGCGCCGCCGAGATCGCGCAGCACTGGGCCGACGCGGAGGACCGCGGCCGTGCGGCGCGCTGGCACCGTCGCGCCGCCGAGTGGGCCGGCCTCTCCGACCCGCGCGAAGGACTGCGCCACTGGCGCCGCGTGCGCGAGCTGGCGCCCGGTGTGGAGGACGTCAGCGAGCGCAGCGAGCTGGCGCTGCACGCATGCAACCAGCTCCTCTCGCTCGGCTGGCGGATGGGAGGCAGTGAAGAAGAGGCGGCGGCGGTGTTCGCAGAAGGCCGCGCCCTCACGGAGGGGCTCGGTGATCGCGCCGCAACGGCTCTGTTGGTTGGCCGCTACGGCCTCGTGCGGTTTAGTGTCGCAGGCTCTGCGCATGACTACGTCCGCTACGGCGAGGAGGCTGCACTCTTGGCGCGGGAATGTGGCGATCCGGGATTGCGCGCGGCGATTGGAACGTTCCCAGCCTTTGGGCACTTCCACGGGGGCGATGGCCGGGCGGGGCTCGAGTGGTCGGCGCGGGTGCTGGAAGAGGTCGGATCGGATAATCGGCTGGGCAAGGACATCGTCGGCTACAGCCCGCGAACGGGGATGCTTCACGCGCGCGCACACGCCCTCACGTATCTGGGGCGCCTCACGGAGGCATGGAGCCAGGTCAGAGAGGCGGAGCGCGTCGCGGAAGAATCAGGTGAGCTCGAGATATTCACCTGGATGCAAGTCACCTGGGCGATGCTCGCGTACACATGCGGAGTCACCGAGTCCACCCTGGAGCACGGTCGTCGGAGCCTGGAGATTGCGGAGAAGCTCGACAACGAGGCGTCCCGGATGTGCGCGTACCTGACCCTTGGGTTTGCGTATCTGCTTGAAGGACAGCCCGCCGCCGCTCGCGACGCCCTCCGCGAGAGCGCCGCGATCGCTCGGGATCGCCGCGTGCTGCGCGCGCTCCTTCCCCTGGGGTTGGCCGTACTCGCGGAGGCACATCTGGCACTCGGCCAACGCGCCGAGGCCGTGGCCGCGGCGCGCGAGGGCATCGATCTCGCGAGCGCCGGCGGCTGCCACTACTACGAGGCGGCGGCCCAGCTGGCGCTGGCCGGGACTCTCCTGGCGACCCATGGGGTCGTGCCGCGCGCAGAGATCGGGGCCGCCATCGACCGCGCCAAGCACCTCGTCGACTCGATCGAGGGTCGCGCTCTGTCACCGCGCATCCTGGAGATGCGCGCGCGTCTGAGCGCCGCGCTCGGTGACACGCCGGCTGCCGATCGGCTGGTGCGGGAGGCGCTGGCTCTCTACCGATCCATCGGCGCCACGGGACATGCGGAGCGGCTGGCGAAGGAGATCGGCGCATGA
- a CDS encoding tetratricopeptide repeat protein codes for MTDISRILTLVFTDLADSTALKTQRGDQAVGELITRHRAHVRRLAAESGGRIIDWAGDGCFLTFETPSAAVLFALRLQQVHREEPDLPGVRTGIHMGEVSERPGPDGDLAQPRVEGLAVDLAARISGLARPGQVLMSSAVADSARQRLEADAFLQPVLWRAHGSYALKGFDEALQIREAGLEGMASFEAPAASDKAKPTRPPESAVTRRRTLPIAIVSVVVLGAVGAYLTWSRTADRSSSVSPTVRTPLTRDQDRKSVAVLPFVNMSSDKENEYFSDGITEDLITALSKVSGLHVAARTSSFAFKGKNEPIESIGAQLHVGTVLEGSVAKAGNQVRITAQLINAADGYHLWSDSYDRELRDIFAIRSQVAETVAKALQVTLAAGERQTLEQKPTEDLEAYQLYLKARHATETLNDWDTAMRYLQQAIARDPNYALAYVGLAGYYVWIVDWALPSNRALPRAREAAEKALQLDPSLAEAHVWLALVRFWYDQDIEGSRHEFQTALTLQPQLASAHQWYSSLLVAAGQFDEGFAEGRRAVELDPLSPNACIFYGYDLYFAGRNDAAIEQFRTAVAIDPDNWWAHEWLGHSHGRAGRFPEAIAELLKAKQLSSSPEIESVLGRVYADAGNRAEATKVLNHLRQRVHDEFVSPAFVASILVGLGQLDEALVALAQAQEQRSYYVMQLKVDPDFDPLRSDPRFTELLKKVGLEP; via the coding sequence GTGACGGACATCTCCCGTATCCTGACGCTGGTCTTCACCGACTTGGCGGACTCGACCGCCCTGAAGACGCAGCGGGGCGACCAGGCCGTCGGCGAGTTGATCACTCGGCATCGGGCCCACGTGCGACGGCTGGCGGCCGAGTCCGGCGGCCGCATCATCGACTGGGCCGGCGACGGCTGCTTCCTGACCTTCGAGACGCCCAGTGCCGCGGTCTTGTTCGCGCTGCGGCTCCAGCAAGTACACCGCGAAGAGCCCGACCTTCCGGGGGTGCGCACCGGCATCCACATGGGCGAGGTGAGCGAACGGCCCGGACCCGATGGAGATCTGGCGCAGCCGCGCGTCGAAGGTCTCGCCGTCGACCTCGCCGCCCGCATCTCCGGCCTTGCAAGGCCCGGCCAAGTGCTCATGTCATCCGCGGTGGCGGACAGTGCGCGGCAGCGTCTCGAAGCCGATGCCTTCCTTCAGCCGGTCCTCTGGCGCGCCCACGGCAGCTATGCGCTGAAGGGTTTCGACGAGGCCCTGCAGATCCGCGAGGCCGGGCTCGAGGGCATGGCTTCATTCGAGGCGCCGGCGGCGAGCGATAAGGCGAAGCCGACGCGGCCGCCGGAATCGGCGGTGACGCGACGGCGGACGCTACCTATCGCCATCGTGTCGGTGGTCGTGCTGGGAGCTGTGGGTGCCTATCTCACGTGGTCGCGCACCGCGGATCGTTCGTCATCCGTCTCGCCCACCGTACGCACCCCGCTGACTCGCGACCAGGATCGTAAGTCCGTCGCCGTGCTGCCCTTCGTCAACATGAGCTCCGACAAGGAGAACGAGTATTTCAGCGACGGCATCACGGAAGATTTGATCACCGCATTGTCCAAAGTGTCGGGCCTGCACGTCGCGGCCCGCACCTCGTCGTTCGCCTTCAAAGGCAAGAACGAACCCATCGAAAGCATCGGTGCGCAACTGCACGTCGGCACTGTGCTCGAAGGCAGCGTGGCCAAGGCCGGCAACCAGGTGCGCATCACCGCCCAGCTCATCAACGCCGCCGACGGCTATCACCTGTGGTCCGACAGCTACGACCGCGAGCTGCGGGACATCTTTGCCATCCGCAGCCAGGTGGCGGAAACGGTGGCGAAGGCGCTGCAGGTCACCCTCGCTGCCGGCGAGCGCCAGACGCTCGAGCAGAAGCCGACGGAGGACCTGGAGGCGTATCAGCTCTACCTGAAGGCGCGGCATGCCACCGAGACGCTCAACGACTGGGACACGGCGATGCGCTACCTGCAGCAAGCGATCGCGCGCGACCCGAACTATGCTTTGGCGTACGTCGGCCTCGCCGGGTACTACGTCTGGATCGTCGACTGGGCGCTGCCGTCGAACCGGGCTCTGCCGCGCGCCCGCGAGGCGGCAGAGAAGGCGCTGCAGCTCGACCCGTCGCTGGCGGAAGCGCACGTATGGCTTGCCCTCGTACGCTTCTGGTACGACCAGGACATCGAAGGCTCACGCCACGAGTTCCAGACCGCGTTGACGCTGCAGCCGCAGTTGGCCTCGGCGCACCAATGGTACTCCTCCCTCCTGGTGGCGGCCGGCCAGTTCGATGAGGGATTCGCTGAGGGGCGGCGCGCGGTCGAGCTCGATCCGTTGTCGCCCAACGCCTGCATCTTTTACGGCTACGACCTCTACTTTGCCGGCCGCAACGATGCCGCGATCGAGCAGTTCCGAACCGCGGTCGCCATCGATCCCGACAACTGGTGGGCACACGAGTGGCTCGGGCACAGCCACGGGCGCGCCGGCAGATTTCCGGAGGCGATTGCCGAGCTGCTCAAGGCCAAGCAGTTGTCGTCCTCTCCGGAAATCGAGTCGGTCCTCGGGCGCGTCTATGCCGATGCGGGCAACCGAGCGGAAGCGACGAAGGTTCTGAACCATCTGCGCCAACGGGTGCATGATGAGTTCGTCTCTCCCGCCTTCGTAGCCAGCATCCTCGTCGGGCTCGGCCAACTCGATGAGGCGCTCGTGGCCTTGGCGCAGGCGCAGGAGCAGCGCTCGTATTACGTGATGCAGTTGAAGGTCGATCCCGACTTCGACCCGCTGCGCTCCGACCCGCGTTTTACGGAGCTGCTGAAGAAGGTGGGGCTAGAACCGTGA
- a CDS encoding AAA family ATPase: MNCAKCGCESPERAKFCLECGAAIAARCASCGTELPPAAKFCLECSAATTATSHRSKAESQTDPRPLNPDPRAYTPKHLADKILQSKSALEGERKQVTVLFADVKGSMELAEQLDPEQWHTILDRFFQILTEGVHRFEGTVNQYTGDGIMALFGAPIAHEDHAQRACYAALHLRDALKGYADELRRTSGVSLSTRIGINSGEVVVGRIGDDLRMDYTAQGHTVGLAQRMESRAAADSTYLTAHTARLVEGYFQLRDLGEFDLKGVSAPLRAYELQGVGSLRTRLDISRARGFSKFVGREREMATLKGALDAAIGGQGQVVGVVADAGTGKSRLCLEFVERCRARGVRVNEGHCPAHGKTIPHLPLLEMLRDIFGIAERDTDHEARRKIAGELLLLDDAFQELLPILFDFMGVADPSRPAPAMSPEGRQQKLFAFVRHLTEARSVREPTVLFLDDLHWIDPGSDAFLAHSIAAVQNTRTLWLVNFRPEYGADWMRKAYYQQIPLLPLGPEATRELLADLLGSDPSVAGLSAYVHRRTGGNPFFIEEVVQSLLESGRLTGAHGAYRLVGSVEAVEIPATVQTVLAARIDRLGDDEKRTLQTASVIGKEFSGAILAAVVAADEGGRLSSPRLAAALNTLRAGEFVYETALYPEVEYAFKHPLTQEVAYRSQLGARRAQVHAAVARATEQRHATKLDERAALLAYHWEQAGDALTASQWYARAARVAGFDSPVEAVRHWEKVWGILQSAPSFDAGVALRREATSQLLLFGWRLGMTSERVAEIFAEGKALAVAAGDVREQVRLHYSLGLIHALDGSPRRAIPIFEESVVLADATGDPELRWSARTAFDFSLWLFGDLVAAQRMNAEQIALGEVDPALGIATIGICTADSLWHCGVILTDLGRFQEAAEALRRADERARRFGGNEMASWIDFWSARNLSRAGDPSGAQSMGRRAIESAEKIGSVLGRVGAYGHYGMACVLAKEWQSARENLELALDLGRANQAGRFLDAYYLAALAEAHLGLGDEPRARALVEEAIETAVRMQMRVAEVRAQLALARVRRAIDEAGASVAIAAALDHAQALVQSTGARSYEPQIYVERARLAALRADASEAQQWLREAHRLFTEMGATGYAERLAQELGS; the protein is encoded by the coding sequence ATGAACTGCGCGAAGTGCGGTTGCGAGAGCCCCGAGCGGGCGAAGTTCTGCCTTGAGTGCGGCGCGGCCATCGCTGCCCGCTGCGCGAGCTGCGGGACCGAGCTGCCGCCCGCCGCGAAGTTCTGCCTCGAATGCAGCGCGGCAACAACAGCCACAAGTCACAGGTCGAAAGCTGAAAGCCAGACCGATCCCCGACCCCTGAACCCCGATCCCCGCGCCTACACCCCCAAACATCTCGCCGACAAAATTCTGCAATCCAAGTCGGCGCTCGAAGGCGAGCGCAAGCAGGTCACCGTGCTGTTCGCCGATGTGAAGGGCTCGATGGAGTTGGCCGAGCAACTTGATCCCGAACAGTGGCACACGATCCTCGATCGCTTCTTTCAGATTCTCACCGAGGGCGTGCATCGTTTCGAAGGCACGGTGAACCAGTACACCGGCGACGGCATCATGGCGCTCTTCGGCGCGCCGATCGCGCACGAGGACCATGCGCAGCGCGCCTGCTACGCGGCGCTGCATCTGCGCGACGCGCTCAAGGGCTACGCCGACGAGCTGCGGCGCACGTCCGGTGTGAGCCTGTCGACGCGCATCGGGATCAATTCGGGCGAGGTGGTGGTCGGCAGGATCGGCGACGACTTGCGCATGGACTACACGGCGCAGGGTCACACCGTGGGCCTGGCGCAACGCATGGAATCGCGCGCCGCCGCCGACAGCACGTACCTGACAGCGCACACCGCGCGCCTCGTCGAGGGGTACTTTCAACTCCGCGATCTCGGCGAGTTCGACTTGAAAGGCGTGAGCGCCCCGCTGCGCGCCTACGAGCTGCAAGGCGTCGGGTCGTTGCGCACGCGCCTCGACATCTCCCGCGCGCGCGGCTTCTCGAAGTTCGTCGGCCGCGAGCGCGAGATGGCGACGCTCAAGGGCGCACTCGACGCGGCGATCGGTGGCCAAGGACAGGTCGTCGGCGTGGTTGCCGACGCCGGCACCGGTAAGAGCCGCCTCTGCCTCGAGTTCGTTGAGCGCTGCCGGGCCCGCGGCGTGCGCGTCAACGAAGGACACTGCCCGGCGCACGGCAAGACCATTCCTCACCTGCCGCTGCTGGAGATGCTGCGCGACATCTTCGGCATCGCCGAGCGCGACACCGATCACGAGGCGCGCCGCAAGATCGCCGGTGAGTTACTGCTGCTCGACGACGCGTTCCAGGAGCTGCTGCCGATCCTGTTCGACTTCATGGGCGTCGCCGATCCCAGCAGGCCGGCGCCCGCCATGAGCCCTGAGGGTCGACAGCAAAAGCTCTTCGCCTTCGTGCGTCATCTGACCGAAGCGCGCAGTGTGCGCGAGCCGACCGTCCTGTTTCTCGACGACCTGCACTGGATCGATCCCGGCAGCGACGCCTTTCTGGCGCACTCGATCGCCGCTGTGCAGAACACCCGTACGCTCTGGCTGGTGAACTTCCGCCCGGAGTACGGAGCCGACTGGATGCGCAAGGCGTACTACCAGCAGATACCGCTGCTGCCGCTCGGGCCGGAGGCGACCCGGGAGTTGCTCGCCGATCTGCTGGGATCCGACCCTTCGGTGGCGGGCCTATCGGCGTACGTGCACCGGCGCACCGGCGGCAACCCGTTCTTCATTGAAGAGGTCGTGCAGTCGCTGCTGGAAAGCGGCCGCCTGACGGGCGCGCACGGCGCCTATCGCCTGGTCGGCTCGGTTGAAGCGGTGGAGATTCCGGCGACGGTGCAGACGGTGCTCGCGGCGCGCATCGACCGTCTCGGCGACGACGAGAAGCGCACGCTGCAGACCGCGTCGGTGATCGGCAAGGAGTTCTCCGGCGCGATTCTGGCCGCGGTGGTCGCGGCGGACGAGGGCGGTCGGCTGTCTTCGCCTAGGCTCGCCGCGGCGCTCAATACGTTGCGGGCCGGCGAGTTCGTCTACGAGACGGCGCTCTATCCTGAGGTCGAGTACGCCTTCAAGCATCCGCTGACGCAGGAAGTCGCGTACCGCTCGCAGCTCGGCGCACGCCGGGCGCAGGTGCACGCCGCGGTGGCGCGTGCCACCGAGCAACGGCACGCCACCAAGCTCGATGAACGCGCGGCGCTGCTCGCCTATCATTGGGAGCAGGCGGGAGACGCGTTGACCGCGTCGCAGTGGTACGCGCGGGCCGCTCGTGTCGCCGGCTTCGACAGTCCGGTGGAAGCGGTGCGCCACTGGGAGAAGGTGTGGGGGATCCTGCAGTCGGCGCCGTCCTTCGACGCGGGCGTAGCTCTGCGCCGCGAGGCGACGTCGCAGTTGCTGCTCTTCGGCTGGCGACTGGGAATGACCAGCGAGCGCGTCGCTGAGATCTTCGCGGAGGGTAAGGCCCTGGCCGTGGCGGCCGGCGACGTGCGCGAACAGGTGCGTCTCCACTATTCGCTCGGGCTCATCCATGCCCTGGACGGAAGCCCGCGGCGCGCCATTCCGATCTTCGAGGAGTCCGTCGTTCTGGCGGATGCGACCGGCGACCCGGAGCTGCGTTGGTCGGCGCGCACGGCATTCGATTTTTCACTCTGGCTGTTCGGCGATCTCGTCGCCGCGCAGAGAATGAACGCCGAGCAGATCGCGCTCGGCGAAGTCGATCCCGCCCTGGGCATCGCGACGATCGGCATCTGCACCGCCGACTCACTCTGGCACTGCGGGGTGATCCTGACCGATCTCGGCCGCTTCCAGGAGGCCGCAGAAGCGCTCCGCCGCGCCGACGAGCGCGCCCGTCGCTTCGGTGGGAATGAGATGGCGAGTTGGATCGACTTCTGGTCGGCGCGCAACCTCTCGCGTGCCGGAGACCCGTCGGGCGCCCAATCGATGGGCCGGCGAGCCATCGAGTCCGCTGAGAAGATCGGCAGCGTCCTCGGCCGAGTCGGCGCCTACGGCCACTACGGCATGGCCTGCGTCCTGGCCAAGGAGTGGCAGAGCGCCCGCGAGAATCTGGAGCTCGCTCTGGACTTGGGTCGCGCCAACCAGGCGGGGCGCTTTCTGGACGCCTACTACTTGGCGGCGCTCGCCGAAGCGCACCTCGGCCTGGGCGACGAGCCCCGCGCGCGCGCGCTGGTCGAGGAAGCGATCGAGACTGCCGTGCGCATGCAGATGCGAGTCGCCGAGGTGCGCGCCCAGCTCGCTCTGGCGCGCGTGCGCCGCGCCATCGATGAAGCCGGCGCCAGCGTCGCCATCGCAGCCGCACTGGATCACGCCCAGGCGCTGGTGCAGTCGACCGGCGCACGCTCCTACGAGCCGCAGATCTACGTCGAGCGCGCCCGGCTCGCGGCGCTGCGAGCCGACGCCTCTGAAGCGCAGCAGTGGCTGCGCGAGGCGCATCGCCTCTTCACCGAGATGGGCGCGACGGGATACGCGGAGCGGTTGGCGCAGGAGCTCGGATCGTGA
- a CDS encoding zinc ribbon domain-containing protein — protein MNRRTNAGRAPLICTTCGSESPAAARFCMQCAAPLPPRCAECDAEVPTAARFCPQCAHPVAAPAPPVTATTRVAADSLSPRAYTPKHLADKILQSKSALEGERKQVTVLFADVKGSMGAHLAAGRAADAIEPARAALGMFGHVEKETAGMAAALLAEALLQTGDLSAAQSAAAEAITPCRRSLRGMYEAAAHGVIARALLRRDGAGARAAAEAALASAAELIERTGAKTLAPALCEWRAELAAVLGDDVTRAQLLQQAQRGYEEIGAPLHAARLAAD, from the coding sequence GTGAACCGTCGCACGAATGCCGGGCGCGCACCGCTAATCTGCACGACGTGCGGCAGCGAGAGTCCCGCGGCCGCACGCTTCTGCATGCAGTGCGCGGCGCCGCTGCCGCCGCGGTGTGCCGAATGTGACGCGGAGGTACCAACCGCCGCGCGTTTCTGCCCGCAGTGCGCCCACCCGGTGGCCGCGCCAGCGCCCCCCGTGACAGCCACGACCCGAGTCGCTGCTGACAGCCTATCCCCTCGCGCCTACACTCCCAAACATCTCGCCGACAAAATCCTGCAATCGAAGTCCGCGCTCGAAGGCGAGCGCAAGCAGGTCACCGTCCTCTTCGCCGATGTGAAAGGTTCGATGGGTGCACACCTCGCGGCCGGGCGAGCTGCCGATGCCATCGAACCGGCGCGCGCCGCGCTCGGCATGTTCGGACACGTCGAAAAGGAAACGGCAGGCATGGCAGCAGCGCTTCTGGCCGAAGCCCTGCTGCAAACGGGCGACCTATCGGCCGCGCAGTCCGCGGCAGCAGAGGCGATCACGCCTTGCCGCCGCTCGCTGCGCGGCATGTACGAAGCCGCGGCCCATGGCGTCATCGCCCGCGCGCTCCTCCGTCGCGACGGCGCCGGTGCCCGCGCCGCCGCCGAAGCCGCCCTCGCCAGCGCCGCCGAACTGATCGAACGCACCGGAGCGAAGACGCTCGCGCCCGCGCTCTGTGAATGGCGCGCCGAGCTGGCCGCCGTCCTCGGCGACGACGTGACGCGCGCGCAGTTGCTGCAACAGGCGCAGCGAGGCTATGAAGAGATCGGCGCGCCGCTACACGCCGCACGGCTGGCGGCGGATTGA